From one Natronorubrum sediminis genomic stretch:
- a CDS encoding acetylglutamate/acetylaminoadipate kinase produces MTVVVKLGGARAVDPEGALADIASLVADGEDVVLTHGGSTAVDETLEELGQEPTYVETPGGVVGRFTDADTMDVFKMVMPGKLNTDLVESLQNEGVDAVGLSGTDGKLLEGKRKSAVRVKEDGKKKIKRGDHSGKIESVNADLLETVLAGGYTPVVSVPVLGKEKNGGYTAVNADADRAAAAIAGALEADLVVLTDVSGIYEDPDDESTKIDSAATPDEFEQVKSAAEGFMTKKVMAAEEALEGGASSVIVATANADAPITNALAGEGTTLESGALADEMETETAK; encoded by the coding sequence GTGACCGTGGTCGTCAAGCTCGGCGGCGCACGTGCCGTCGATCCCGAAGGCGCACTGGCGGACATCGCGAGCCTCGTCGCAGACGGCGAGGACGTGGTGTTGACCCACGGCGGGTCGACTGCCGTCGACGAGACCTTAGAAGAACTCGGCCAAGAACCCACCTACGTCGAGACCCCCGGCGGCGTCGTCGGACGCTTTACCGACGCGGACACGATGGACGTGTTCAAGATGGTCATGCCCGGCAAACTCAACACCGATCTGGTCGAGAGCCTGCAAAACGAGGGCGTCGACGCCGTCGGCCTCTCGGGTACGGACGGCAAGCTGCTCGAGGGGAAACGCAAGTCAGCCGTCCGCGTGAAAGAAGACGGCAAGAAGAAGATCAAACGCGGCGACCACTCGGGGAAGATCGAGTCTGTCAACGCCGACTTGCTCGAGACCGTCCTCGCGGGCGGTTACACCCCCGTCGTCTCCGTTCCTGTACTCGGGAAGGAAAAGAACGGAGGCTACACGGCAGTCAACGCCGACGCTGATCGCGCTGCGGCAGCGATTGCTGGCGCACTCGAGGCAGACCTCGTCGTCCTTACTGACGTATCCGGGATCTACGAGGATCCCGACGACGAGTCGACCAAGATCGATTCGGCTGCAACCCCCGACGAATTCGAGCAGGTCAAATCGGCTGCAGAAGGCTTCATGACCAAGAAAGTCATGGCCGCCGAGGAGGCACTCGAGGGCGGCGCGTCCTCGGTGATCGTCGCGACCGCAAACGCAGACGCACCGATCACGAACGCGCTCGCAGGCGAGGGCACGACGCTCGAGTCCGGCGCACTCGCAGACGAAATGGAAACGGAGACTGCAAAATGA
- the argC gene encoding N-acetyl-gamma-glutamyl-phosphate reductase, with product MAIEAETDAESVEALTASVIGGSGFTGGELLRLLAGHPTIEIAEVTSRSKAGKSVGSVHPPLRGADLRFTEPDDLESVDVLFAATPHGVSMGQIDEFFDIADTVVDLSADFRLETEAQYEEWYDGHDAPEYLEKAEYALPEINRENLAGAELIAGGGCNATATILGLYPLFEHGILEGDEQVVVDVKVGSSEGGAGGGEASSHPERSGVVRPYAPTGHRHEAEIEQFLGTSVSFTCHAVDMIRGASATSHVFPSGPVSKGDLWKAYRGCYEDEPFVRMAAGGSGVYRYPEPKSVAGTNLAEVGFELDPSNKRIVVFSAIDNMMKGSAGQAVHAANIALGLEETAGLEFAGLHPVGAP from the coding sequence ATGGCGATCGAAGCCGAGACAGACGCCGAGAGCGTCGAGGCGCTCACCGCGAGCGTCATCGGTGGGTCGGGCTTTACGGGCGGCGAACTGCTTCGCCTGCTCGCCGGCCACCCGACCATCGAAATCGCCGAGGTCACCAGTCGATCGAAAGCCGGCAAGAGCGTCGGCTCGGTCCACCCACCACTGCGCGGAGCGGATCTCCGTTTTACGGAACCCGACGACCTCGAGTCCGTCGACGTTCTGTTCGCCGCGACGCCCCACGGCGTCTCCATGGGACAGATCGACGAGTTCTTCGACATCGCCGACACCGTCGTCGACCTCTCGGCTGACTTCCGCCTCGAGACGGAAGCACAGTACGAGGAGTGGTACGACGGCCATGACGCGCCGGAGTACCTCGAAAAGGCCGAGTACGCCCTGCCCGAGATCAACCGCGAGAACCTCGCGGGCGCAGAACTGATCGCCGGCGGCGGCTGTAACGCCACGGCGACGATTCTCGGGCTGTACCCGCTGTTCGAACACGGCATTTTGGAGGGAGACGAGCAGGTCGTCGTCGACGTCAAAGTTGGCTCCTCGGAAGGCGGAGCAGGCGGCGGCGAGGCCTCGAGTCATCCCGAACGCTCGGGCGTCGTCCGTCCGTACGCACCGACGGGACACCGCCACGAAGCCGAAATCGAACAGTTCCTCGGCACGAGCGTCTCCTTCACCTGCCACGCCGTGGACATGATCCGCGGCGCGAGCGCGACGAGTCACGTCTTCCCCTCGGGTCCCGTCTCGAAGGGAGACCTCTGGAAAGCCTACCGCGGCTGTTACGAGGACGAACCGTTCGTCCGCATGGCCGCAGGCGGCTCCGGCGTCTATCGGTATCCCGAACCCAAATCGGTCGCCGGGACGAACCTCGCCGAGGTCGGCTTCGAACTCGATCCCTCGAACAAACGGATCGTCGTCTTCTCGGCCATCGACAACATGATGAAGGGCTCCGCGGGACAGGCCGTCCACGCAGCCAACATCGCACTCGGGCTCGAGGAGACGGCCGGACTCGAGTTCGCGGGACTCCATCCAGTGGGGGCACCGTAG
- the lysX gene encoding lysine biosynthesis protein LysX: MKVGILYSRIRKDEKLLLNELRERDHEIEKIDVRKHDFDISEAPDSFADLDIVVDRCLATSRSLYATQFFEAYDIPVVNSHETADICADKVKNSLALEQAGVPTPETKVAFTKESAMEAIEDFGYPCVLKPVVGSWGRLMAKIDSPDAAEAILEHKATLGHYEHKVFYVQEFVEKPGRDIRVVATDGEPIAAMVRSSDHWITNAAKGAETDVFELDDEARELVQKASDAVGGGLLGIDLMETEEGYTVHEVNHTVEFKALDGAVETDIAGTVVDWLEEKAAAEADELEVSA, translated from the coding sequence ATGAAGGTAGGAATACTCTACTCCCGTATTCGAAAAGACGAGAAGCTCCTGCTCAACGAGCTTCGCGAGCGCGATCACGAGATCGAAAAGATCGACGTCCGGAAACACGACTTCGACATCAGCGAGGCACCCGACTCGTTCGCGGACCTCGACATCGTCGTCGATCGCTGTCTCGCCACGAGTCGAAGCCTCTACGCCACGCAGTTCTTCGAGGCCTACGACATTCCCGTCGTCAACAGCCACGAGACGGCGGACATCTGCGCGGACAAGGTGAAAAACAGCCTCGCACTCGAGCAAGCCGGCGTTCCGACGCCGGAGACGAAAGTCGCGTTCACCAAAGAGAGCGCGATGGAGGCTATCGAGGACTTTGGCTATCCCTGCGTCCTCAAACCCGTCGTCGGGTCTTGGGGTCGACTGATGGCCAAGATCGACTCGCCGGACGCTGCCGAGGCGATCCTCGAGCACAAGGCGACGCTCGGTCACTACGAGCACAAGGTGTTCTACGTCCAGGAGTTCGTCGAGAAACCGGGTCGGGACATCCGCGTCGTCGCGACCGACGGCGAGCCCATCGCCGCGATGGTTCGCTCCTCGGATCACTGGATTACCAACGCCGCGAAAGGAGCCGAGACGGACGTTTTCGAACTCGACGACGAGGCTCGAGAACTCGTCCAGAAGGCGAGTGACGCCGTCGGCGGCGGCTTACTCGGTATCGATCTGATGGAGACTGAAGAAGGATACACCGTTCACGAAGTCAACCACACGGTCGAGTTCAAAGCCCTCGACGGCGCTGTCGAGACCGACATCGCCGGCACCGTCGTCGACTGGCTCGAGGAGAAAGCGGCCGCCGAGGCTGACGAACTCGAGGTGAGCGCCTGA
- the lysW gene encoding lysine biosynthesis protein LysW — protein sequence MTECVECGAEVSLHDDLEVGEIVDCTTCGAELEVVDTEPPVLERAPELEEDWGE from the coding sequence ATGACCGAATGCGTCGAGTGTGGGGCAGAAGTGTCCCTGCACGACGATCTGGAAGTTGGAGAGATCGTTGACTGTACCACGTGCGGAGCCGAACTGGAAGTCGTCGACACCGAGCCGCCAGTCCTCGAGCGAGCCCCCGAGCTCGAAGAGGACTGGGGTGAGTGA
- the argH gene encoding argininosuccinate lyase, giving the protein MTEESTPDGTGENESVVRRDRFSGGPARGFLSSLAADERIFQADLAVDRAHVVMLAERGIVDDDVAGEILTALDAIEVDGHDSLPDGEDVHEAIETAVIERIGDNGGKMHTARSRNDEVAACIRYRLREDVLAAIETTLALREALVEVAEANTETIMPGYTHLQPAQPITVAHWACSYEGAVRRDTQRLLEAYGRINESPLGGAAFAGTTFDIDRERTAELLGFDSVVENSMDASSSRDFLLETTQALSTHATTLSGLAEDVIIFANRGFVELSDDYSSTSSIMPQKKNPDTLELVRAVAGDAAGSVQGLTATLKGLPRAYNRDLQRATTHAWETVDAVTDASEVAAGAIVTAEWNEQTLAAEAGEGFSTATGVADVLAANGLPFRTAHELVAIAAETGADYDALESAAEDVLGEPLESVVDPAAVEAALDPAESVASRDSRGGPAPATVTAQLESARETLAADEVTLEETSGVLEEAHTDLREEVNGYV; this is encoded by the coding sequence ATGACCGAGGAGAGCACCCCCGACGGGACCGGAGAAAACGAGTCGGTCGTTCGACGAGATCGCTTCAGCGGCGGCCCCGCTCGAGGGTTCCTCTCCTCGCTTGCAGCGGACGAACGGATCTTCCAGGCCGACCTCGCGGTCGATCGCGCCCACGTCGTCATGCTCGCCGAGCGAGGGATCGTCGACGACGACGTCGCCGGCGAAATTCTGACGGCGCTGGATGCGATCGAAGTCGACGGCCACGACTCGCTGCCCGACGGCGAGGACGTTCACGAAGCCATCGAGACGGCCGTGATCGAACGCATCGGCGACAACGGCGGAAAGATGCACACCGCGCGCTCGAGAAACGACGAGGTCGCCGCGTGCATTCGCTATCGCCTGCGCGAGGACGTCCTCGCTGCGATCGAAACGACGCTCGCGCTGCGCGAGGCACTCGTCGAGGTCGCCGAGGCGAACACGGAGACGATCATGCCCGGCTACACCCACCTCCAGCCCGCCCAGCCGATCACCGTCGCACACTGGGCGTGCTCTTACGAGGGAGCCGTCCGCCGCGATACCCAGCGACTGCTCGAGGCCTACGGCAGAATCAACGAGTCACCCCTCGGTGGCGCGGCCTTCGCGGGCACGACGTTCGACATCGACCGCGAGCGCACGGCTGAACTGCTCGGGTTCGACTCGGTCGTCGAGAATTCGATGGACGCCTCCTCGAGTCGGGATTTCTTGCTCGAGACGACGCAGGCGCTGTCGACGCACGCGACGACGCTGTCGGGACTGGCGGAGGACGTGATCATCTTCGCGAATCGCGGCTTCGTGGAGCTATCGGACGACTACTCTTCGACGTCGTCGATCATGCCCCAGAAGAAGAACCCGGATACGCTCGAGTTGGTTCGTGCGGTCGCGGGGGACGCGGCAGGGTCGGTCCAGGGGTTGACGGCGACGCTCAAGGGACTCCCTCGAGCGTACAATCGCGACCTTCAGCGGGCGACGACCCACGCCTGGGAGACCGTCGACGCCGTGACGGACGCCAGCGAGGTCGCCGCGGGGGCGATTGTGACGGCCGAGTGGAACGAGCAGACGCTGGCCGCCGAAGCCGGCGAGGGATTCTCGACGGCGACCGGCGTCGCCGACGTGCTCGCGGCGAACGGATTGCCGTTCCGAACGGCCCACGAACTGGTGGCCATCGCCGCCGAAACCGGTGCGGACTACGACGCCCTCGAGTCGGCAGCCGAGGATGTCCTCGGTGAGCCACTCGAGTCGGTTGTCGATCCGGCGGCCGTCGAAGCCGCCCTCGATCCGGCCGAAAGCGTCGCGAGTCGCGACTCGCGGGGTGGGCCTGCTCCCGCCACAGTAACGGCCCAACTCGAGTCCGCCCGCGAGACGCTCGCGGCTGACGAAGTGACACTCGAGGAGACGAGTGGCGTACTCGAGGAGGCACACACCGACCTTCGCGAGGAGGTGAACGGCTATGTTTGA
- a CDS encoding argininosuccinate synthase yields MTRVALAFSGGLDTTVCVPLLEEEYGYDDVIGVTVDVGQPASEFDEAEETAEALGLEHYVVDAKDEFAQLCLDSVRANATYQGYPLGTALARPVIANAILEVAEEQGCTGIAHGCTGKGNDQLRFEAVWRDSDLEVIAPVRELGLTREWENEYAEEKDLPVEGGDGGKWSVDTNIWSRSVEGSELEDPSYVPGEEIYNWTQAPTGDTQEIEIAFEEGYPVAVDGVEYEPVELVQHLNEVAGAYGVGRTDSMEDRMLGLKVRENYEHPAATTLLNAHEALEGLVLTQEEREFKQLIDQRWSKKGYEGLVDAPLVSALEGFIDETQQRVTGTVTIRFEGGQARAVGRDSEYAAYSAEHASFDTETVGKIDQEDATGVAKYHGFQRRLANSVIDDDTDEEVELATDGGDADEDE; encoded by the coding sequence ATGACACGCGTGGCACTTGCGTTCTCGGGTGGACTGGACACGACTGTCTGTGTCCCGCTGCTCGAGGAAGAATATGGATACGACGACGTCATCGGCGTCACGGTCGACGTGGGCCAACCGGCGTCCGAATTCGACGAAGCCGAAGAAACCGCCGAAGCGCTCGGCCTCGAACACTACGTCGTCGACGCGAAAGACGAATTTGCACAGCTGTGTCTCGACAGCGTCCGCGCGAACGCGACGTACCAGGGCTATCCGCTCGGAACGGCGCTCGCACGCCCCGTAATCGCGAACGCGATTCTCGAGGTCGCTGAGGAACAGGGCTGTACCGGCATCGCCCACGGCTGTACGGGCAAAGGAAACGACCAGCTTCGCTTCGAAGCCGTCTGGCGCGACTCCGATCTCGAGGTTATCGCGCCCGTCCGCGAACTCGGGCTCACGCGCGAGTGGGAAAACGAGTACGCCGAGGAAAAGGACCTGCCCGTCGAGGGTGGCGACGGCGGCAAGTGGTCAGTCGACACGAACATCTGGAGTCGCTCGGTCGAGGGCTCCGAACTCGAGGACCCGAGCTACGTTCCGGGCGAAGAGATCTACAACTGGACGCAGGCCCCGACGGGTGACACCCAGGAGATCGAAATCGCATTCGAGGAGGGCTACCCCGTCGCCGTCGACGGCGTCGAGTACGAGCCGGTCGAGCTCGTTCAACACCTGAACGAGGTCGCTGGCGCGTACGGCGTCGGCCGTACCGACTCGATGGAAGACCGCATGCTCGGCCTGAAAGTTCGCGAGAACTACGAGCACCCGGCCGCGACGACGCTGCTCAACGCCCACGAGGCCCTCGAGGGGCTCGTCCTTACCCAAGAAGAACGCGAGTTCAAACAGCTCATCGACCAGCGCTGGTCGAAGAAGGGCTACGAAGGACTGGTCGACGCACCCCTCGTAAGCGCACTCGAGGGCTTCATCGACGAGACCCAACAGCGCGTGACCGGGACCGTCACGATTCGCTTCGAGGGCGGCCAGGCTCGTGCGGTTGGACGTGACAGCGAGTACGCGGCGTACTCGGCCGAACACGCCTCCTTCGACACGGAGACGGTCGGCAAGATCGACCAGGAAGACGCCACGGGCGTCGCGAAGTACCACGGCTTCCAGCGCCGTCTCGCGAACTCGGTGATCGACGACGATACGGACGAGGAAGTCGAACTCGCGACGGATGGCGGCGACGCCGACGAGGACGAGTAA
- a CDS encoding helix-turn-helix transcriptional regulator, with protein MEAKGLWALFWVLVVAGGAVALVLGASAGAVADTGAAIQESEERQELEDADEVHINVHLAKDETATFEVDYRYHLEDENNSEEAFDELREEIESDPESYTDAEIADWNETRNGDDLEEEVISNENVSVEENSAPRHIGHVEFTFEWDSFATVMVDEIEAGSELSGLTLVDDTSLQINAPDDYVLDDAQPSPDGSETDSVEWDGEETEFGDDEPRVVFIEDDGEEATTTDDDDELPTRWLAVVAALGLLATGGAVGWWLRHGNDSSSAADTSGVSPPPAGGATTSNDTGGPPPELLSNEERVLQLLENRGGRIKQQEVVAELEWTEAKTSQVVGSLREDDEIEVFRIGRENVLAIPDDEDGDEPL; from the coding sequence ATGGAAGCGAAGGGGCTTTGGGCCCTGTTCTGGGTGCTCGTGGTTGCCGGAGGTGCAGTTGCGTTGGTGCTGGGCGCGTCTGCTGGTGCTGTTGCAGACACTGGCGCAGCGATCCAAGAGTCAGAAGAGCGTCAGGAACTCGAGGACGCCGACGAGGTACACATCAACGTCCACCTCGCGAAAGACGAGACGGCGACGTTCGAAGTCGACTACCGCTATCACCTCGAGGACGAGAACAACTCCGAGGAGGCGTTCGATGAGCTTCGCGAAGAGATCGAATCCGACCCGGAATCCTACACCGACGCGGAGATAGCCGATTGGAACGAGACACGAAACGGTGACGACCTCGAGGAAGAAGTCATCTCGAACGAAAACGTCTCGGTCGAAGAAAACTCGGCTCCGAGACACATCGGCCACGTGGAGTTCACCTTTGAGTGGGATTCCTTCGCAACCGTCATGGTCGACGAGATCGAAGCCGGCTCCGAACTCTCGGGGCTGACACTCGTGGACGATACGTCGTTGCAGATCAATGCCCCCGACGACTACGTCCTCGACGACGCACAGCCGTCACCGGACGGTTCCGAAACCGACTCGGTCGAATGGGACGGTGAGGAAACCGAGTTCGGCGACGACGAGCCGCGAGTCGTCTTCATCGAAGACGACGGCGAGGAGGCCACGACAACGGACGACGATGACGAGTTGCCGACGCGCTGGCTTGCCGTCGTCGCCGCCCTCGGCTTGCTTGCGACCGGTGGTGCGGTCGGCTGGTGGCTCAGACACGGCAACGACTCGAGTTCCGCCGCCGACACCAGCGGCGTCTCACCGCCGCCGGCAGGTGGGGCGACCACGTCGAACGACACCGGCGGCCCACCACCCGAACTCCTCAGCAACGAAGAACGCGTCCTGCAGTTACTCGAGAACCGAGGTGGACGGATTAAACAGCAGGAAGTCGTCGCCGAACTCGAGTGGACCGAGGCGAAGACGAGTCAGGTCGTCGGCAGCCTCCGCGAAGACGACGAGATCGAAGTCTTCCGCATCGGCCGGGAAAACGTGCTGGCGATCCCGGACGACGAAGACGGAGACGAACCGCTGTAA
- a CDS encoding DUF7554 family protein translates to MTDTRGELEVETLLKIVLALVAVLLALQIIGTVVSWIANLLTPLLLLAIGLVIVLWLYDSI, encoded by the coding sequence ATGACCGATACCCGCGGCGAACTCGAGGTCGAAACGCTACTCAAAATCGTCCTGGCTTTGGTGGCCGTCTTGCTCGCACTCCAGATCATCGGGACAGTTGTCAGCTGGATCGCAAATCTGCTGACGCCGCTGTTGCTCTTGGCCATCGGATTGGTCATCGTCCTGTGGCTCTACGATAGCATCTAA
- a CDS encoding 2'-5' RNA ligase family protein — protein sequence MYSVNVPVPGRVRTIANELYPDLVGFEHVREEHSCLLKRLGEADHVAQLQHRAHRALEGTPAVEARITGIEYFAEPPLGSAPVVYFAVESPGLESIHANLAETFDPVDDLEGDDYVPHVTLARGGDLETAKRLAGREIEPIRWTVSELEFWDGTYKLPVSRISLPA from the coding sequence GTGTACAGCGTCAACGTCCCGGTTCCCGGCCGCGTCCGCACGATCGCCAACGAGCTTTACCCCGACCTCGTCGGCTTCGAGCACGTCCGCGAGGAACACTCGTGTCTCCTCAAACGCCTCGGCGAGGCCGACCACGTCGCCCAACTCCAACACCGAGCGCATCGCGCACTCGAGGGAACTCCCGCCGTCGAAGCGCGGATTACGGGTATCGAGTACTTCGCGGAGCCGCCACTGGGCTCCGCACCCGTCGTCTACTTCGCCGTCGAGAGCCCCGGCCTCGAGTCGATTCACGCCAACTTGGCGGAGACGTTCGACCCCGTCGACGACCTCGAGGGCGACGACTACGTCCCCCACGTCACGCTCGCGCGCGGCGGTGACCTCGAGACGGCGAAGCGACTCGCCGGGCGAGAGATCGAGCCAATCCGGTGGACGGTCAGCGAACTCGAGTTCTGGGACGGAACGTACAAGCTCCCAGTGAGCAGAATTTCGTTGCCCGCGTGA
- a CDS encoding ATP-dependent DNA helicase gives MRFFPYEEPYENQREAMDRIHNAITRGQDVLFEGACGTGKTLSSLAPALEVAREQDKTVVITTNVHQQMRQFVAEARAITREEDIRAIVFKGKSSMCHIDVGYEECQALRDNTRSVVDTERDKRQLERRQQELLAESQDGDGGAADARSAVMDELEDLEERLDDLEDQNVCEYYRNNLTENTDDFFAWLFDDVRTPDEIYEYAEQRQFCGYELLKEGIEGVDLVVCNYHHLLDSTIREQFFRWLGRDPEDVIAVFDEAHNVEDAAREHATRTCSERTIDSALDELADTDDPRSDDAANVLSAFHRALVETYEDSFGFGERERIGENWEDVPVANEGRRDELTLEFLQRYAGQGIEDDLEAAMRLGQELDEEYEEAYREGETATRTECQTLQAAAFVSAWMNESSKEGLYPVVSVTRDAGTDEVYGRAELYSCLPRQVTGRLFDDVYSTVLMSATLQPFDVTENVLGLEEAVTMAYGLQFPEDRRRTYAVETPPLFSSDRDDPDVQEAVAETIHDATRMTPGNTLAFFPNYGEANRYAERLERRSDRPVYLDKSGTSVEEVRQQFVADEGAVLCTSLWGTLAEGVSFDGDDANTVLVVGVPYPHLDDRAEAVQEAYDAAFEGTETGWRYAVEIPTVRKTRQALGRVIRSPEDVGVRALLDRRYSRSAKSDLGKYSVNGTFPHEEREELLDIAPEKLKFAMLNFYGDHGAYDGETPAP, from the coding sequence ATGCGCTTTTTCCCCTACGAGGAGCCCTACGAGAACCAGCGGGAAGCGATGGATCGCATCCACAACGCGATCACTCGCGGACAGGACGTGCTCTTCGAAGGTGCCTGCGGGACCGGCAAAACCCTCTCGTCGCTCGCACCCGCCCTCGAGGTGGCTCGCGAGCAGGACAAGACGGTCGTCATCACGACGAACGTCCACCAGCAGATGCGCCAGTTCGTCGCCGAGGCGCGGGCGATTACGCGCGAAGAGGACATTCGCGCGATCGTCTTCAAAGGCAAATCGTCGATGTGTCACATCGACGTCGGCTACGAGGAGTGTCAGGCGCTTCGGGACAACACGCGCAGCGTCGTCGACACCGAACGCGACAAACGGCAACTCGAGCGCCGCCAACAGGAACTCTTGGCGGAAAGTCAAGACGGCGATGGCGGGGCTGCTGACGCCCGTAGCGCCGTCATGGACGAACTCGAGGATCTCGAGGAGCGACTCGACGACCTCGAAGACCAGAACGTCTGTGAGTACTACCGGAACAATCTAACCGAAAACACGGACGACTTCTTCGCGTGGCTCTTCGACGACGTGCGGACGCCCGACGAGATTTACGAGTACGCGGAGCAACGCCAGTTCTGTGGGTACGAACTCCTGAAAGAGGGGATCGAAGGCGTCGACCTCGTCGTCTGTAACTACCACCATCTCCTCGATTCGACGATTCGCGAGCAGTTCTTCCGGTGGCTCGGCCGTGACCCGGAGGACGTGATCGCCGTCTTCGACGAGGCCCACAACGTCGAAGACGCGGCCCGCGAGCACGCCACTCGAACCTGCTCGGAACGGACCATCGACTCCGCACTCGACGAACTCGCCGACACGGACGACCCCCGATCGGACGACGCCGCGAACGTCCTCTCGGCGTTTCACCGCGCGCTCGTCGAGACCTACGAGGACTCCTTTGGCTTCGGCGAGCGCGAGCGAATCGGCGAGAACTGGGAAGACGTTCCCGTCGCGAACGAGGGTCGACGCGACGAGCTGACCCTCGAGTTCCTCCAGCGCTACGCCGGCCAGGGCATCGAAGACGACCTCGAGGCGGCGATGAGACTCGGTCAGGAACTCGACGAGGAGTACGAGGAAGCCTACCGCGAGGGCGAGACGGCCACCCGCACGGAGTGTCAGACCCTGCAGGCCGCCGCGTTCGTCAGCGCGTGGATGAACGAGAGCTCGAAAGAAGGGCTCTACCCGGTCGTCTCGGTGACTCGAGACGCCGGGACGGACGAGGTCTACGGCCGCGCAGAACTCTACTCGTGTCTGCCCCGCCAGGTGACCGGACGCCTGTTCGACGACGTCTACTCGACCGTCCTGATGAGCGCGACGCTCCAGCCCTTCGACGTCACAGAGAACGTCCTCGGCCTCGAGGAGGCGGTGACGATGGCGTACGGCTTGCAGTTTCCCGAGGATCGGCGGCGAACGTACGCTGTCGAGACGCCGCCGCTGTTCTCCTCTGATCGGGACGATCCCGACGTTCAGGAGGCGGTCGCCGAGACGATTCACGACGCGACGCGGATGACCCCCGGCAACACGCTCGCGTTCTTCCCCAACTACGGCGAGGCGAATCGCTACGCGGAACGACTCGAGCGACGCTCGGATCGGCCGGTCTACCTCGACAAGTCGGGAACCTCGGTCGAGGAAGTGCGACAGCAGTTCGTCGCGGACGAGGGGGCCGTTCTGTGTACGTCACTCTGGGGGACCCTCGCGGAGGGCGTGAGTTTCGACGGCGACGACGCCAATACGGTGCTCGTCGTCGGCGTCCCCTACCCGCATCTGGACGACCGCGCGGAGGCCGTCCAGGAGGCCTACGACGCGGCGTTCGAGGGGACCGAAACGGGCTGGCGCTACGCCGTCGAGATTCCAACGGTTCGCAAGACCAGACAGGCGCTGGGACGGGTCATCCGCTCGCCGGAGGACGTCGGCGTTCGAGCGCTGCTCGATCGCCGCTACTCGCGCTCGGCGAAGTCGGATCTCGGCAAGTACAGCGTCAACGGCACCTTTCCGCACGAAGAACGCGAGGAACTCCTCGACATCGCCCCCGAGAAACTCAAGTTCGCGATGCTCAACTTCTACGGCGATCACGGCGCCTACGACGGCGAGACGCCCGCGCCGTAG
- a CDS encoding metallophosphoesterase, producing MIAIFSDTHSTSGHELTGDALDAARKADAVVHAGDFTSDAALEAFQSECDHLFPVHGNADDPSVKDRLPTARVVEADGIRIALTHRREGGQTGLAMFGRSHDADVVVSGHTHRPTVIETDDVLLLNPGSHADPRGNRPGFAVLESRVADDANDSATQIEGEIRTPEGTRLASIDYSNE from the coding sequence ATGATCGCGATTTTTTCGGATACGCACAGTACCAGCGGGCACGAACTCACGGGCGACGCACTCGACGCGGCCCGCAAAGCAGACGCCGTCGTCCACGCGGGTGATTTCACGAGCGACGCAGCACTCGAGGCCTTTCAATCGGAGTGTGACCACCTGTTTCCGGTCCACGGAAACGCGGACGACCCGTCCGTCAAAGACCGGCTTCCAACGGCTCGCGTCGTCGAGGCAGACGGAATCCGCATCGCGCTCACGCACCGTCGAGAGGGCGGTCAGACTGGGCTGGCAATGTTCGGCCGCTCGCACGACGCCGACGTGGTCGTCTCCGGTCACACGCACCGACCGACGGTGATCGAGACCGACGATGTCTTGCTGTTAAATCCCGGCAGTCACGCCGACCCGCGCGGCAATCGGCCGGGGTTCGCCGTCCTCGAGTCTCGAGTAGCCGACGACGCGAACGATTCCGCGACGCAGATTGAAGGGGAGATCCGAACGCCGGAGGGCACGCGACTCGCGTCGATCGACTACTCGAACGAGTGA
- a CDS encoding DUF7859 family protein, with the protein MLGFLPDDPVILAIVVILLSLVFFSYLLLRKTILEFREGMQ; encoded by the coding sequence ATGCTGGGTTTCCTCCCCGACGACCCCGTTATCCTCGCGATCGTAGTGATCTTGCTGTCGCTCGTGTTCTTCTCGTATCTCCTCTTGCGAAAGACGATCCTCGAGTTCCGCGAAGGAATGCAGTAG